In the genome of Gloeocapsa sp. PCC 73106, the window AAATTGCCGTTCAGTATCCCCCTCTCCGCCTAGAGGAAATCTACACGAGCGTAGCTTACTATCTCACTCATCGTCAGGAAATTGACAGCTACTTAGAGAATCGTTGCCAGAAAGCACAGCAACAGCGAAATCAATTTGTCCAACAGCATAACTTGGCTAATCTTAGACAGCACTTGAACGAGCGTTACCCGTCTTCTCAAGGAGAATAAATAGCAAGTGCGTTTGTTGACTGACGAAAACTTCAACGGTTCAATCTTGCGAGGATTAATTAGACGGTTGCCTGGGTTGGATCTTGTTCGGATACAGGATGTAGGGCTACTCCATGCCGATGATTCAACCATCCTAGAATGGGCTGCCAATGAAGGACGCATTTTGCTCACCCATGATGTAGCCACAATTACTGGGTATGCTTATGAACGGATCAACAACGGGTTGTCCATGCCCGGAGTTGTTGAAGTCATAGCAACTGCTCCGATTAGGCAGGTC includes:
- a CDS encoding DUF433 domain-containing protein — its product is MNVQIEFQATTPPFRWDEAGGIRIGQSRVTLDSLLASYHNGSTPEEIAVQYPPLRLEEIYTSVAYYLTHRQEIDSYLENRCQKAQQQRNQFVQQHNLANLRQHLNERYPSSQGE
- a CDS encoding DUF5615 family PIN-like protein gives rise to the protein MRLLTDENFNGSILRGLIRRLPGLDLVRIQDVGLLHADDSTILEWAANEGRILLTHDVATITGYAYERINNGLSMPGVVEVIATAPIRQVIDDLYLLICCSQPDEYEGKILFLPFP